Genomic segment of Apium graveolens cultivar Ventura chromosome 7, ASM990537v1, whole genome shotgun sequence:
caggcTTAAACTCTTCTTTGACGTCAATTCATATTAAAACTAATGTATATGGTCTCTTACGGCTATATTGTAGTTGATTATTTTTCATAATTCTCATTATAAAGTAATGTAAATCGATCTTTTAGCTTATAATAACTCATTGACCACCAGTGTTCGATAATTAGAAAGGTACACACCACATCTGCGCATTCTGCTACATATTACCCTATTGCTTGCTTTGTTCATGATGTCTTCCTGATATTCAGATGAATATTCATGCACCTTCGTATTAGCAAAATACAAAGGACTCTGAATCTACTTTCTTCAAAAGGCTTGGAACGTCTGTATACATGTGCCACCTCCATTTTTCACTTATTTATTTTGCTCATCTAACACTCTTCTTTTGCTATTCTAAATGAAACAAACGTTGTCATTTTGAACATTAAAATTGGATTTCATATAACCATGGTCATTTTGATTTGGCGAGCTTTGTACTCCCCCCTTTTTTTCGACGATATCCATAATATAATTTCACTACCCTGCAAGGAGGTATATTTTTCAAGAACCAATAGCTCTGAATTTTCTGGAGCTCACTTGCAGCGCCTCCTCATAACCAGAGGATAACACACTATCTAGGAGATCGTTTATTTTTTCATAATGTCGACCATACGATCTTCATGAATTTTTTCGTGATTTTTACTACTCGTATTTCAATAATGTCCTACTATTACTTTAGTTTTCAAATATTTAGTCCAGGATCAGCTGCGGTTTTTATGCCAGTTAGGCTAATTCGGTGGCTAAGCTCCCACAAGCCCGTGCTCAACTGTCATTTGGCGTAAATGACTTGACAAACTTTGTGAATTTAATTTCTTTAAATAGTCAATTCTTTAACGTCACGAGCTGCACTATTAAAGTAATTTTATCAATCTCGCTATGATCTTAAGTTTAAATCTAATTTTAGGGGCAAATGCAACCCCGATCAATATAAAGTATATCATTATTCGTTGTAATAGTATagaaatataaatataaaattattatcacttataaattataatgatatattaTCATCAACCTTAGCCTAATGCTTCTACAACTACCTCTTAAAATTCCTACAGCTAGGTCCTGAGTTGATTGCTTATCATCAATTTATTGACCACCAACAACTGATCTCTGAGTTTTTGGTTTATGATCAATTTTCCTTGCATGTTTGAATTAGTAACGAGCTCTAAATTATTTCTGCTCCACTTGAACATCAAGAGCCTACACTTTACCATGCTTCTAACCTCAAAATCCTACTGGTGAAACATTCATGTGCCTATTACAAATTGGGTTCTCACTTCTGAACTTTTAGTTACAAGTGAATATAATGACTTGTCCTCAAGACTTCTTGTTTCTGGCTTGATTCAATAATGACTTTAATTTGGATATTTGTTTTATTGATTAGCCAAGATCTATAACTGCTAAAATATACTCTTTCACTAGAACTTCAGAAGCATCTCTCCCATCCAGTTCTTGTGTTTAATCATTTGTGTTATAATACTATGCAACCTAAAGATTGCACCTAATTTTAGGGGCAAATGATGACACATAATTTATACCGCCTTCCCCTATGGCCAGTTTCCCCTACGGCCTAAGGGATAACAGTAACCATATCATATTCTAACGTACTCGCAGGTACCACATATTATATAGTTGAGGCCCATGATTGAAAATAGCCCCAGTCCAATTACAACTTACTAATACGTGAAAACGGGATATGAACAGGGGAAGAAGGGAAGCTGCCTGGTGGTGACAAGACAACCACGAGGCTTCTTCATACACTGCCACGTAAAAACTCATGAGAGACAGGTGGACACATAAAAAAGATTGagataaaaagaaaagaaaaagggagaaGAGGGGGAGGACACAGAGACAACAAACAGACACACCATAAAATTTTGTGATAATGGTTGTGTGATCCTTACGATTTATTTGGAGGTTTATACAACCATTAGTTACATTTTTTAAGAAACCCTAAACGGGCCCTACGATTTTGGTATGTTAAAATATCTACAATAGTTAACTGGTGAATGGTGTCCTTAGATAACCTAATAATGCGACCCGTGAATGCTAAAGGACCTAGATAGTTGTCTTTTATATCATCATGTGACAGCAACAAAGATAATAGTCCATGAATTGTTAGCTTTGAATAGAGGCAAAACCTCAGAAAATGCTGAGAAAATTCTGTTTGAACTTGTAATCATCAGGCATGCTTGCCTTTAGTTCTGGCAAGACATGCCAAACATTATGTAACAACATTAAAAAAGAGAAAGAGACCTCTAACTTCACTATTTTGCTTGTGAATATGCCTAACTGCCCATAACTTTTTGCCAAGAAGCTTATCTTCTTGTGTGTCATTCCATTTCATTATTAGCATGCGGCAATCCATTAGCATATAATGTTACTTTAAAGTAGCACTTGAACAACTTTCCAAACCAACTGAAAAAAATACTCTGTCATTCACTTGATAGTCGGACACAAAAGAGTGAGATAAACGCATAGCTGAAACAAAAGTACTCTCTATGATTCACTCGATCGATAGTGACACAAAAGAGTGAGATATACGCAGAGCTTACCCCCAACGCTTAAAGGGTACATTTAAACACAGACAATAAAGACCACAACTGATGATAAAAATCTACTGGAAGATGTTGATAACTTGAATAGAGCCAAGAAAACTTGCAAATAAAACCAGTGTATGGCAGTAAAGTTTTTCATTCCCACAATAAAATTATACTCTACTAGTAGTTATTTTGTAATTACATATAAAGTACGAAACAAGACTTCACACTCAGCATATATTTCATAATATATTACTTCAAAAATCACTTTATGTTATATTAGACCTATGTCAACTTACTCAGGAAGATGTTGGAATCCATTCATTGCCTTGAATGAAATTTTGTACAGAATATGAGCCAACATGATTAGCTGGAATCTGGTTGCTCCATGGAACTCGAGCAGAGGCATTTGCTCCCGCACCCGTGCTGTTATATTCCCCATAATATAGAGTTTTCAAAGCGAAATCACCTGTCCAAGGCATCCAACCCTGAGGGGTAATAAGAGTTTCTAGATAACAATCTATAAAAACTGTTCTTGAAAACTCCTTCCATGGTCTTCCCAGAAAATTCTTATATGCTTTTGGGTTGCTGTTATAAAACTTCATATACTCCTCGGTACCATTTATCAGGCAATTATGGAACACAAAGCCCGCGGACTGAGCAGGGTCTATTCTCCCATGTGCTGTCACGGCATTTGTCGAACCCTTCTCAGGTTTTAGTTGCCGGGGTCGGATAAGGATGGTGCAGTCTTGGAAGACTGAAGCAGAGTTTCCAAATATGAAATCCACATTTCCTTCAATACGACAAGCCTTGTAGAACTGACGGAGTGAATGGGCATAAAGGGTGTCCTGATTTCCGAGAAATTCACAGTTCTCGATAACTGAAAAATCGCTATCAGACACAAATGCAACTGCTTGGTGAGCATCGGGACCGGCCATGTTCTGTATGGTGAGACCACTAGCCATGAACCCATCCCCCTTCACACCTGTATCAATGTAAAAAGTTCTTGAGACTTGGTGGAGAAAGGAAGTAGGAAAAAAAAGGACCACAAGAACTATGATAGCAACTCTGATTCTCagtttttttaaataatttgtcTTGTCACAATTATATACTAGCCCTATTCGAGAAAATGCTATTAAAGTTCATAAAACTCTGTCAAGAACAAGTAAACTATGCAAAACAATGCATGGCAGTGAACCAGTGACAATTCGCAGAAACAGTgacaaataattcaaaatttcGAGCTTTTATTAAATGAGTGATACACTTAAGCAGAAAAATGAGCATCTATAAAATGAGCTTCTATAATCAATTACTCGAGTTTGGCATTAGACAAAAATCCATAAGCGGAAAAATTTTAAGAGGAAAAATATTTACCTTAAGAGTTTATTTTCCTACCCATAGTAATGTGGGATCGTCCCAAGAGTTCGATCCTCGCTCACTCCGAGAATTTATAAAaacagatactcatttgtaagACTATAAATATTTGTCAAAAAAGGATACATTTAAGGAAAATCACAGCACTGGTAAATTAACACATTATCTCATCATCTAAAGTTCCATTTTTTAATATATTCCCAGGAAATACATTCTGGTATTTGTTTGTCAGCTCTTCTGTTAATCGAAAACAAATGTACTACATATTGATGGCCAATTATATACAGTCCAACAAGAATTATCTACTGACACAAGTCACATGCTCATAATTCATAAATAAATTCTAATTTCAAAAAGTATGCCTGAAGCAAAAAAAACAAAACATTTTGTTATGTATGTCACACCATAACACATGCACATGAAAAAAATGCAATAACACTTAAAAATAGCTAAAATAAATTTAATGAATAAAAATATTTTCTTACCAACAGTTGCCGAATTATAAGTAGAAACTCCGGGTTGACCCACATTTCTCGACCCGGTTATCACGGTTTTACCCATACCATCTCCCAAAAAAACCACATTCTTCTTTTCCAACGGAACCCGAACCATTTCTTCATAAACCCCTTGTTTAATGAATATAACAAACCGGTTCCCGTTAGTGGGCCCCGCATTAACCGCTTCCTGAACCGTCGTGTAATCACACGCGCCGCCCTTGCACACCGTAACATCCGGTTTCAAATTACCCGGAATTCCGATTTTACCCGACCCGTAATCCGACCCGGATCCGGATTCCCAGAACCCGTTTCGCTCGGTTCGGGGCGGGACCCATGATCCGGTTTGGTTGCCGAACACGTCATAAGCCATTGTCATGCTTAGTGAATTACTAGACATTTTAATTAATGAGTCCATAAACGACATCGTTTGGTTGATGAGTTGACTGTCGTTGACGTACTTGAGAGCCGACCAGCAGTCGTACTGGTAAGCTTGAGCCGCGCTAAGCCATGCACGTGCGTCTTTTGTCTTGCCACGTGGCAGCGCATCAACCGCGGCTTTGATTCTGTAGTCCGAGGTTTTTAAATAGTCCACGCAGTTTTGGGCCGCGTTGGAAGTGTTGAGGTTGGATTTGTAATTGTCTACAATGGTTTGGGCCATGGTTTGGGCTTTTTGGAGGTTTTGGGTAGTGACCCAAATGGAGGCCTGTATGATTTGGACCGGACTCGGGTCGGGCGGGACTTGGTTGGATTGGGTGAGAGTGGTTTCACATAATTCTGCGTTCCTTGTAGCTTTGCATGCTTGTTGGATGGACGGTGCTGACGTGGCGGAGGATTTGCCGTCGTGGCGGTGGTCGCGGTTGCGGTGGTGGTTTCGGGTAGTGGCGGAGGAGGGGAGAGTGGAGAAAATGAGGAGAGAGAGTAGAGAGAGGAGGAAGAGAGAAGACATGGTGATGAGGAGGAATTTGGAAGTGGGTTTTGTGGGTTTTTTGGTGTGGGAGTGCATGATTATATTTATAGTGGGGGGATTGTGTTTGTGTGTCACGGGTTGGACACTTTTGTGAGCTTGGATTATTGATGGAAATGAAATTAGGAAAGTTGTTTTTTGTGGGATGGAATGGAATCATGGGAAGAGAATGAGATACACAAACGAGATCTGAGAATGGAATGAGTGAGATCTGCGGAATGGAGTGAATTTGAAATGTATTTCTTTTATATTCTACTAGGTATGGTAAGTGTAATTAGGCATAGAGGAAATCTCAGGGAGATCATAATTACCGCCTAATCATCGAAAACGATGTCTTTCAAAATCATCATCAAATCTTTTTCTCAGAGTGTCAAATTCGTTAGATGGTGTTCATGTCCATTGTTTCAATTTTCGGTTGCTGGATCCGGTTAGAAACAAACGTTTGTTTGTGAAAAGTTTTCGggatatttatataataattttttttatgaatattttGAAAAGAGTATGTATGTGAGAATGACAGTTACTTAATTCATGAGATTGTAACATTTACAATTGCACGTATAAAATATACAAGGGTAAATTTATAATTTCAGGATAATTTAATAGTATTTTTAAAAGATACTATTATATTTATATTGAACGAGTTTATAATCTCAAGAAAGTTATATCCGATGTCTTTTTACGGCAAAAAACATTCCCACGATACAATTAAAAGTTTTAACGTGTAAAGTATTATAACTTACAAAAGGATTATCAGTAACGATTAGGGGTGTAATCGAGCCGAGCCGAATACTCTCTGGCTCGGCTCGAACTCGACTAAAATAGTTCGAGCTCGATTGAGACTTTAATTTCAAGTTCGAAACTCGGCTCGTAAAATGTTCGGTAGTCTCGAGTTCGGCTCAAAAGTTCGAATTAATTcactaaatattaacaaaaaaatCGAAATATGATCGGTTCGACTCGAGTTTGACtcgataaaaataaatatttacataaaaatatatttataataaaaaaaattaaaaataatagaggCTCAATAAGGCTCGCGAACTTTACGAGCCGAATAATTTGAAACTCGAGCTCGACTAGATTATTTTTTAGCCAAAATCGAATTTTTTACAAGTCGAGTTCGAGTAGCTTACTAGTTCAGAGAGCTTCCAACATGCATTAGTTTGAGTTAGACTATGCGTTACTTGGTGTCTCTTCCTCCTCTTCCCACTAGTGACAAGTCCACTATCTTTCTCTTTTCCTCCTTGTTTACTTCCTTTCCTGCTTTCATTTATAATTAATGACCTTTGTTTACCGATTAATAGGTGATCTGTTCTTAATCGTAATTCATAAATAAAATCATTGCGAATTTGCGATGAAACCAAGATAACATATATACCCGGTTGAAACATAATTGACGTTTGTCTGGTTCATATCTCAGTTCCTAGTCGGAGTACAAATAAATGTTTTATTTTGGGGTTTTTTCAAAAACATCaaagttaaaaataaaaataaaaatatgacaCAAACTTATATATAACATTAAATGTAATATTTACAATCTCGTATGTAACATATTGCAACGTATACAATTTTTATCGTATTTTAGAAAATAAGTTTGaaaatattgatattttttttaaaaaaatcattaactttttatataataaatatataataatatttttcttcacaaaaaaattttaaaaaaattatggtTGTAAGATATCATTAATTTTTCGCTATTTTACTATATTCTGAAACTATTTGTTAAAATGCGGTGAAATCGAAATAACCAGATACGTAATTAATTGTATTGAGTTTTTTTTGGTTGTATTTGAGAAACTCTTCAAGTTTGCGTCCGTTATAGAGAACTggatttttgcaaaaaaaaaaggTAACACTTttgcaaaaaaaataaaaagtaataTTATTTGTAGACTTCggtatttaaaaaaaaaactaatatCTTTAACTCGAGATAAAATTGTTTAGATTGCGAAACAAATAATATATTTTAGTGAGAATTAACTAATCCTAAATATCACAATTTTATCCATAAGCTTCCATGGTCCGTTGTCCTTCCGAATAATTTCTTGTATACAAGACACACGCCTTTCTTTTTTAGCAATATAAGTCAATTCTAGAAATTTACTAGTCAATATCCATACATTCATGAAGAGTTTCGAAATATAAAACCTAACAAACACGATGTATaagaaattataaaaatcagaatTGTGTCGAAAACCTACAAAAAATTCATGCGGGAAAAAAATATTTGATTCGTGAATAGTAGTTTTACATTTTGAAGTTTTGTGTAGTGGATGAAAAGTAATATGTAAATACATAATTAATGCAGAATTAACCGTATCATAAAGTTGATTGGTCAAACCCGTGACGTCACGGCCCAAAGTAAGTCCTCACAGCCATAACTCAATATGAGTTTAATAGTCCGAGCAGACAGTGACAACCATGACCCAAAGTGAATCATGTAGCCCACAGCCCGAAATATTAGTTACGTAATAGGCCCGCCGAGCAGGTATGCGAATGAAGTCCATGATAACACTAACATTGTATCCAACATGAAAATGGACTCGTTCTAGGAAGGATTCAGAATCCACCGTCTAGGAGAGTCCTACTTACCATCTAAGtaggagacttgtccaccaagtctctctatcctagtctaaccctagactcaaaACCTATATAAAGGGCTTTACCCCTCAAACTATAACTACATTTTTGACTTAATtttctacaacacagagatacgtaggcatcttacGAGTACAGCCAGTCCCTACCGCGAGAACAACCATTAAAACTCGAAACTCAATCACCCTAACATTAATTGTAATCATATCCCTAGTTTTTATTCCAGAACATTTGacgccgtctgtgggaagacaACAACAAATATGGTACTTACACGGAGCAGAAATAATGGTGAAACCGACGATATATCCCGTCTCATCACAAACAATATCATCAATAGTAGAGATACCCCCACACTCGACCTATGCCACCACCCAAGAAGGAACCCCTGCAGGGGCATCTGAGGCCCAACCTGAAGAGACGAATCCCCCAATTCAAGATCCGCCCCTAGGAATGAATCTCCcagctcctcaagggacgaatccccaaatTCAGCAACTACAAACGACGATAAACCCTCAGCCCGtcgggtatgagtattcaacgATCGTGACCGCAGGGACCACCAACCCACCTTACGGGATGGGTctataccccgaggttggaggacGCAGACTCTTTAATCAAAGCGAAGGACAAGGGCGGACGCCCCTATACATCCGTGGCTTAGCTACCATCCCTGAGAATCGAGAGTTCTCCGGACCCTACTCTTCCAGAGACTCTGACTCATCAGATGATGAAATCGctccaagaaggagacgtgctggtaAAGTGCCAATACCTAGTGGTTATCAACAACCCAGGAGCATTCAAGGGACAACTCCCCAAGATGTAcaagagaggatcagggctcatgaagcttgttattccctaacaatacaacaagaattacagaaggggggttgaatgtaattctggctactttttgagattttaaaattgttctaacttaatatatataacagtgtttgatttgcaataatGCGGAATGAAAGGGTAATATAAAttaaaacactaagtaataaaacacaagttttaaaactttatgatggatttgaaagtatccaccagatagatatatatatatatatcatattgagAACTTTGTAATGCTTTTTATAGCACACAACttctttacaagttgaacaaacaaaactacagagaaattcttatagaatacagcttgatatgtttctctgaaaataagcttgcttagttaattattctacttgctacacttggtttatatatcatcaagttacatgacagtaagacaagataataaaacaaaacatatctagtctaactccatgctgcttcactactctattccagcatctttgaaaatcttcacatttgcatggaaatggtaatgcttctttgttctcaaaatcctgcttaacaggctgccacattccttttgcaaacactcgacgcatctgactgtgttgtcactatcaacagctattttgaatttgatcatccgtcgggactatgttgtTCATCGGTCGGGAgtcttgttgattatccgttgggagtcttgtagatcatccgtgggagtctatctgtcacttgactctatttcacttatacataattacaagatatctcatatttacaattagtcaacctattctgcatatcaatctagtagtcaacatgacttagagaaccctacacaatctactagactaaaacatgttgtttgcagaaatgtgctacaatacttatttattacataagctacactctcgatggatattaaattgtcatccgtcgtGACTATAAcattcatccgtcgggactatattagatcatccgttgagagctacaattttcactaagtcaaatctactaaggtgttttgtttaacttatcatcaagttcacaacatattcctaacaatctccccaatttatgtctactggaattgtagccataaattaagagaaacttgatgataacaaaacaccctaaatatacagattaaaagatagtagataaaactgacaAATGCTAcaagatttattaaaaattgaataaagtaagagtgtacaaagagttctcacaatcattatcaaggtgctcctctagactgagcagatgatctatttccttgattgtctggatttattcccaagcttcctgtcattttcttctatttgattctggagttgtctgtggaattcaagttcatcagcttcagatagatccagcttttcttgcatttccaatagagtctcattgctagagatactcaattggtcatccagtctgaagaatcttctaactcccttatcattcatGAATTCTAttagccaataaggcctcaactgtactctatttcctgtgaagagaattgatagagtttttgggagtgcatctttggctttattgctccttagatcttttatcttctttagaaccaatttcCTTTCAATTACATTAAAActaaagtttttcttgaaggatgagaagatctttatcagtacatattggctttcttgaagaatcatgtgaagAGGCCACGTGATCTCTTTCTCTCCCTTGTATTtaaacaccagtctttcaggaagatgtttgtgagcatcaatccctcttagttcttccaattcatccaagtagaggtttatatctgaaaactccttgatgtcacaaatatataaaagatctcccgtgttgactgtaggttgagatttggttagagtcttggttctgagagtcacaggcttgattttcttgattgttgtagtctttgttttctttggcttgttgaagataggtaaattgagtTCATGAATTGGTAAACTTTCCCAGTATATTGGCTCATTCTTGGGAATAATAGGCTCACTATGAAAGTTCTTTAACGGTTCCACCTTAGATTCCTCAAGTACCACTGAcggcttggatgtttgagttgaagttatagactatttgggaatgtagtcttccatttcctcatcactgaagtccaattttctcttaattctttgcttgtatcttggtttctttgtctgttgaggttcattctgcACTTTTTGATTCTGAGTTTTAGTTTCCACAGTTGATttttcagaaatctcagttgtagatttgacagcttgaagtttgggAAAGATaatagcttgcttcttcttttgtttgagcttcttagcatctaaagcagcctgcttcttttcttgcttgatcctttctttttcttccttcttagcttctacaaactgagggtgtccagccaccacacagatttccttaccattcctgtagatcttggcaattctcttcttttgtactaaatcagatggatctttgtaaaatgatatggaccttgccaacagcttcttttcatctggttttggagtctcaaatatgagatccaagggattcttgtctGAAGACTTTGGATAGTTCCTTTTAGGTTTCAAAATCAGattggcttttggagatttgatgcatgaagtttggcctttttccaagctacctagactcatttcattcactatgatttgtttgacttgagaatggtgatgaaaagtcttgtctggtttctgtagatgaccaaatttcttctgaatatctgcattaatcttcttccatttttcatctagttccttctcaacagctgtaacatcaagcatcttggaATTTGTCTTTGAATAaagtttagcagctgctatttggatcacatcaatgttgtccaatactggtggctttgg
This window contains:
- the LOC141671477 gene encoding putative pectinesterase/pectinesterase inhibitor 51 — encoded protein: MHSHTKKPTKPTSKFLLITMSSLFLLSLLSLLIFSTLPSSATTRNHHRNRDHRHDGKSSATSAPSIQQACKATRNAELCETTLTQSNQVPPDPSPVQIIQASIWVTTQNLQKAQTMAQTIVDNYKSNLNTSNAAQNCVDYLKTSDYRIKAAVDALPRGKTKDARAWLSAAQAYQYDCWSALKYVNDSQLINQTMSFMDSLIKMSSNSLSMTMAYDVFGNQTGSWVPPRTERNGFWESGSGSDYGSGKIGIPGNLKPDVTVCKGGACDYTTVQEAVNAGPTNGNRFVIFIKQGVYEEMVRVPLEKKNVVFLGDGMGKTVITGSRNVGQPGVSTYNSATVGVKGDGFMASGLTIQNMAGPDAHQAVAFVSDSDFSVIENCEFLGNQDTLYAHSLRQFYKACRIEGNVDFIFGNSASVFQDCTILIRPRQLKPEKGSTNAVTAHGRIDPAQSAGFVFHNCLINGTEEYMKFYNSNPKAYKNFLGRPWKEFSRTVFIDCYLETLITPQGWMPWTGDFALKTLYYGEYNSTGAGANASARVPWSNQIPANHVGSYSVQNFIQGNEWIPTSS